In the Enterococcus saigonensis genome, one interval contains:
- a CDS encoding NUDIX domain-containing protein: protein MISTKAVHTQTLPGGAVKTGETSRDAVIRELKEESGLAVKGRGLLAVIENFFVRKTLITTKCFFYITCKLLQIPPALSGIEKSITFLARFDC, encoded by the coding sequence TTGATTTCAACAAAAGCAGTTCATACCCAAACCTTGCCTGGTGGCGCAGTGAAAACGGGTGAAACTTCTCGTGATGCAGTTATTCGTGAGTTGAAAGAAGAAAGTGGTTTAGCTGTGAAAGGAAGAGGTTTGCTAGCTGTCATCGAAAACTTTTTTGTTAGGAAGACGCTGATTACCACCAAGTGCTTTTTTTATATCACTTGCAAACTGTTACAAATACCGCCAGCACTCAGCGGTATAGAAAAGTCAATCACTTTCTTGGCTAGATTTGACTGTTGA
- a CDS encoding tRNA (mnm(5)s(2)U34)-methyltransferase: MLKTAMHYSHELLREIVTTGDHVVDATMGNGNDTLFLAQLVGVSGKVDAFDIQKSALLATQEKLARHPEQVAVNLHLAGHENAATYLQGKKIKAAIFNLGYLPKSDKQIITLPETTKKALTALLEHLLPQGRIILVCYYGHPGGKAELDALKSYCNDLPQERYNVLAYQFINQKNNPPLLLCIEAK; this comes from the coding sequence ATGCTTAAAACAGCTATGCACTACAGTCACGAACTTTTACGCGAAATTGTAACGACAGGAGATCATGTAGTCGATGCTACCATGGGCAATGGTAATGATACACTTTTTTTAGCACAGTTGGTGGGTGTAAGTGGAAAAGTGGATGCTTTTGATATTCAAAAATCTGCTCTTTTAGCTACGCAAGAAAAATTGGCTCGCCACCCAGAACAGGTAGCTGTCAATTTACATTTAGCTGGACATGAAAATGCTGCTACTTATTTGCAAGGTAAAAAAATTAAAGCCGCTATCTTTAATTTGGGCTATTTACCAAAAAGTGATAAGCAGATTATTACTTTACCTGAAACCACAAAAAAAGCCCTTACGGCTCTTTTAGAACACTTGTTACCACAAGGGCGCATTATCCTTGTCTGTTACTATGGACATCCTGGCGGTAAAGCAGAACTAGACGCCCTCAAATCTTATTGTAATGATCTGCCCCAAGAACGTTATAATGTTTTAGCTTATCAATTTATTAATCAAAAAAATAATCCCCCACTATTACTTTGCATTGAGGCTAAGTAG
- a CDS encoding TIGR01212 family radical SAM protein (This family includes YhcC from E. coli K-12, an uncharacterized radical SAM protein.) translates to MTFLYSEDANKRYHSWNYALRQEFGGKIFKVPVDGGFDCPNRDGTVARGGCTFCSVSGSGDMIVAPEDPLPVQFHKEIDMMHQKWPHVDQYIVYFQNFTNTHAPLSVIKERFEQVVNLPGVVGLSVGTRPDCLPADVVEYLAELNERLYLWVELGLQTTYEETSKIINRAHDYPTYVNAVARLRKHNIRVCTHLINGLPGETPEMMVKNVRRTLLDSDIQGIKLHLLHLMRNTRMLRDYHEGRLQLMSRKSYVTVICDQLELIPPEVIIHRLTGDAPWDSLVGPMWSLKKWEVLNAIDEEMKRRNTYQGSKNIFLEAGVHA, encoded by the coding sequence ATGACTTTTTTATACAGTGAAGATGCTAACAAACGTTACCATTCATGGAATTATGCTTTACGCCAAGAATTTGGTGGGAAAATCTTCAAAGTACCTGTGGACGGTGGTTTTGATTGTCCCAATCGTGATGGTACGGTCGCGCGTGGTGGCTGTACTTTTTGTAGTGTTTCAGGATCTGGGGATATGATTGTTGCTCCTGAAGATCCCTTACCCGTCCAATTTCACAAAGAAATTGATATGATGCACCAAAAATGGCCGCATGTAGATCAATATATTGTTTATTTCCAAAATTTTACAAATACCCATGCGCCTTTGTCTGTCATTAAAGAACGTTTTGAGCAGGTAGTAAATTTACCTGGAGTAGTTGGACTTTCTGTAGGAACGCGTCCGGATTGCTTACCAGCAGACGTGGTGGAATATTTAGCTGAACTCAATGAGCGATTATATTTATGGGTGGAATTGGGATTACAAACAACTTATGAAGAAACAAGTAAAATTATCAATCGTGCACATGATTATCCTACTTATGTGAATGCAGTTGCTCGTCTTCGCAAACACAACATTCGTGTCTGTACGCATTTAATTAACGGGCTACCAGGAGAAACGCCGGAAATGATGGTCAAAAATGTCCGCCGCACCTTGCTAGACAGCGATATTCAAGGTATCAAATTACATCTATTGCATTTAATGCGTAATACGCGAATGTTACGCGATTATCATGAAGGTCGCTTGCAACTCATGAGCCGTAAAAGTTACGTCACTGTTATTTGTGATCAGTTGGAATTGATTCCCCCTGAAGTGATCATCCACCGTTTAACCGGGGATGCTCCGTGGGACTCTTTAGTTGGACCGATGTGGAGCTTGAAAAAATGGGAAGTTTTAAACGCAATTGATGAAGAAATGAAGCGACGCAACACTTATCAAGGAAGCAAAAATATCTTTTTGGAGGCTGGTGTTCATGCTTAA
- a CDS encoding phosphatase PAP2 family protein: protein MKNKLYYQFASSCFLLLFVFLGYVVKFYRHWLTGFDTFITNLIRAPYPTWNNFFIWITKFANPITIIILAVAFLFLLYRSKYYAEALWLMINVGLVAGVINPLIKLVFQRARPTLQHLVTEHSFSFPSGHACASMILYGTLIFILPGLLKNKQILLSLQILLGLLIVLIGSSRIYVGVHFPSDIIGGYSLALGWLCLTYPYFSEKRFIWRFKNQQK from the coding sequence ATGAAAAATAAACTCTATTACCAATTTGCTAGTAGTTGTTTCTTATTACTTTTTGTTTTTTTAGGCTACGTGGTGAAATTTTACCGCCATTGGTTAACAGGATTTGATACTTTTATTACCAATCTTATTCGTGCCCCTTATCCTACTTGGAATAATTTTTTTATTTGGATTACAAAGTTTGCCAACCCTATTACGATTATCATTTTGGCAGTGGCCTTTTTATTCTTATTATATCGTAGCAAGTATTACGCAGAAGCACTCTGGCTGATGATCAACGTTGGATTAGTCGCTGGTGTTATTAACCCACTTATTAAACTAGTCTTTCAGCGTGCGCGACCAACACTCCAACATTTGGTGACAGAACATAGTTTTAGTTTTCCTAGTGGACATGCTTGTGCCAGTATGATTTTATATGGTACTTTAATTTTTATTTTGCCAGGTTTACTGAAGAACAAACAGATTTTACTTAGTCTACAAATTCTACTTGGTCTCTTAATTGTCCTCATTGGTAGCAGCCGAATTTATGTCGGTGTTCATTTTCCAAGCGATATTATTGGTGGGTACAGTTTAGCTTTAGGCTGGCTATGCCTAACCTATCCTTACTTTAGTGAAAAGCGCTTTATCTGGCGTTTTAAAAATCAACAGAAATAA